The Arachis ipaensis cultivar K30076 chromosome B03, Araip1.1, whole genome shotgun sequence region NNNNNNNNNNNNNNNNNNNNNNNNNNNNNNNNNNNNNNNNNNNNNNNNNNNNNNNNNNNNNNNNNNNNNNNNNAAGACCCTTCACCTCAGTATATCCAGATCATTGACAAGAAGAAAGCACAGAATTTATTAATTCTGTTGCGAGCATTGAACGTGACAATGGAAGAAGTATGTGATGCACTTTATGAAGGTGATTTTCTTGGTCCTTCAATTTTTTGTAAGAAACTGTTGATTATTGTGATAGTAATATTAGATTTTGTAGGGAACACAAGTTACACAAAACCTTGCATGGTCACACTGCTGCCCTAAAACATTATAGACAACCCGTATCATGTTGATTATTTGAATCTAGCACCGTTTTGCTGCACTTGGGGAGCATAGATTGTGGTAGTGCTGTTGTTAGGTTTTATTATTGTTCTGAAATTATTTGATTTATGCTATCATGGTTGAGTATGGAGGAGCATAGATCGTGGTAGTCTTTGTTAGTGTACAGACAACTGTTTTCTGAACAAGTGAATTGATCACTTTCTGATGCTTGCTTGGTAAATCATGATGAAATCTGTTTATCATATAGAAATGTTCACTTGTCTCTGGTTCCACTTGTATAATAGCTTTGAAATTTGTCTTTGGTTTGATAGGAAATGAGCTGCCTGCTGAGTTCCTCCAAACCTTGCTGAAGATGGCACCGACGACTGATGAACAACTTAAGCTTAGACTTTTTACTGGTGAGCTATCTCAACTTGGCCCTGCTGATCAGTTCTTGAAAGCGATGGTTGACATTCCATTTGCTTTCAAGCGAATGGAAGCACTTCTTTTCATGAGTACACTTAAAGAGGAGCTCAATTCTACTATCGAGTCTTTTGCAGTTCTAGAGGTACAATATCTAAATCATGATCATGGCATTAAAATTTTGTAGTTTTGAAGTGTTTGATTTTCCCAAATAAGATGATAAACTGATTTGAGAGGGAATATCACCCCAATAAACATGATATATTGTTATATTGTAGAAAACTATGGTGCTGTTTAGTTCATGTAGCAAACTCCACCTAGTAAGACAAGGCTTAGTTGTTAAGGTCGTTGTGTTGTATCATCAAGATATATCATTCTGTCAATCTTAGATTAGACTGGCAAAAGTAACAATGTAAACTTTGAGTAGCTGGGATAGTGAGTCCTTAAACTGACTCATTTATGTCCtacatatttttatttctatAATCCAGTTGTTGAATTATTAGTTAATATGCTGATTATTTTTCTTTCAGTGGTTAGACCTATAATTTGTGGGCATTAATTAGTTCATAGTTTCACATTTTCAAGTACATTTTTCTCCCCTTCATATGAAATACTCATGCAGTACAAAATAAAGTCTGATAACTTCGTACgcaatttttatcattttttgaGTATGTTTCCAGTTACTAATCCCATAAAGAATATGCATCCTTTAAAATGTGGTATCTAGGAGATATAAACTTTTAGTGTTCTGTTTAACTATATCAAGTTAGAAGTTAGGAGTTAGATTTATGCTGTGTGTGAATTATACAGAGACATAAACAAGAGTGTGTTCTGCGATTGCCACGCACTCACTAACCCGGCTGTTTCTCAAATTGATGCCCTCACATCTGGTTCTTTTGTGTGACCCCTTCCTTTCTTGTCCTGAAATCTGATTCTTCTTGCACCTTCATCCGATATGTCAGGTTGCTTGTAAGGAACTAAGAAACAGCCGGCTGTTCCTCAAGCTTCTTGAAGCTGTTCTCAAAACTGGCAACCGTATGAATGATGGAACATTCCGTGGTGGTGCACAAGCATTTAAGCTTGATACACTCCTGAAACTATCTGATGTAAAAGGAACAGATGGCAAGACCACACTCTTACACTTTGTGGTTCAAGAGATTATCCGTTCTGAAGGCATAAAAGCTGCCAGGCTGGCAAATGTGAGTGATCTTAAAGATAGTGAAACTGGAGATCGCTACCGTGACATTGGCCTTCAGGTGGTTTCGCACTTGAGTAGCGAACTTGAGAATGTCAAGAGAGCAGCAATTCTAGATGCTGACACCTTAACTGGAACTACTGCCAAACTTGGCCATGGTCTCATGAAAACCAAAGAGTTGTTAAACAAAGATCTGAAGAATGTGGAGGAAGATAGAGGGTTTAGTGACACAATTAGACGTTTCGTGCAGAATGCTGAGACTGATGTCGTGAGACTtctggaagaagagaagagagtcaTGGCTCTGGTAAAGAGCACTGGTGATTACTTTCATGGGAAGGCCGGCAAGGACGAAGGCTTACGGTTGTTTGTAATAGTAAGAGACTTCTTAATAATGGTGGACAAGGCATGCAAGCAGGTGAGAGATGCACAGAAGAAGCCTGCGAAATCTCAAAAACAAGAGACATCTCAAGGATCATCTTCCTCAGAGACTCGTCCGCCACCTTCTGATTTTCGTCAGCGGCTCTTTCCAGCAATTGCTGAAAGGAGGATAGGTGACAGTAGTTCGGATGAAGAGAGTCCATAGATTCAAGTTGGAAGCGGTACTGAAACTATATTCCTTACTAACATGCCCTTAGATAGCATAGCATAATTAAGATTTGAACTTAGAGtcgtggatttttttttttttacttaaatttGCAGATGGATGATTGAATGTGTTTCTTCATTGATCGTGGAAGTGGCTTGGTACTAACAATCCTCGAACAAATATTTCTGTACAGACTTGTCTGGAGGCTGGAGCTTTCACGAAGCAATGTTGTTATAAGAAATATCTTTTGTACTATCTTTATTGTTGTATCCCATTTAGAATTTGATTCCTACTTTGAGTCATTTCTAGAGCAGCAGTTGTAAAATATTGATTTTAACATTCTTTCCCCCTCAATATTCTTTATTCAATTTACTTTATGTTGATGTATATTTATGTCGTGAAAGAGTTTAATGTGTAGCACTTTACATTCTTTTTTCTGCCTTGAGAAATAATTTCTAACCATCTAGGAAAAAGGTTTCATCTTTATTAGTCATAGAGTGAAGTTTAGGCTTAATTTAACATGAGCCAGTTAAAGTATAATATGGATTTCTAACCCTCCGAAAGTGTAATATGTATACTATATTAATTAAAGAATTACATGCACTTTATAGACTAAATTTTTATAATGGTTTTTGAGATTTATAGTCTTTAGCAGTTTAGttttttagattcaaaatttattattctGGTTTCTGAAATTCAGCTACAGGTACTATATGGTCCTTTGAACTTGAACCGAATAATGAGCTAGTTTTGACTTATCACACTAGACACAGGACTAAATGATGTTTCGTTTTGGAACTTAAACAAGGCAAAAACGATATCGTTTTAGAGAATGAGGAGATAAAATAATGTGTatcatgtaattttttttttttgtctttttatttttgtcttatttAAACAAAATGAAATGACACCGTTTAACCCTATATCCATCGCGACAAATTAGAGGCAACTTAGTACTTTCTTTGCTAACTCAAGTAAATAATATGGTACTCAAAATTGGATCTTGAAAATCAGTATaatgatttttgaatttgaaagacTAAAATGGTAAAAACCTTGAATTTAACATCTAGAGCAACTAGAAAAATGCAACAGTATTCGTTATTGTTATTTAGTAGAAGGAAAACATAACAAAGGTATCAGATATTTGAGAGGTCTGGCAACATTTTAGGTGAAAGAAACTATGCTTGTATTGCACTAATGTCCACCAGGGTCCCATTTGTTGAAGAACAACTACTTCTCTGAGAGTTTATCACAACTATGCAGGACGGTGACTAAcattcacaaaactcaaaattgGCATGTACTTACCAAAAACTAGAGTCGTCTGTATTACTGTAGGGCACATATTACTGTACGATTACGATGCGTGCTCCGAATGGAAGAGGGTTCCCGGAGCAGTGAGCTTAGTACCGAAGCCTTTAATTGACGGCTGCTAAGGAGGCAGTCTTGGTCGACCATCCTGAGTGTGACACTTCATTCCCGGCTTTGGTTTCGACCACATAAGATTGGGCTTCCAATTTCATAGGCGCTGATAACTCTGGTCTGAACACCATCGGGGCTAGAAAACCTTTACCACGAGTGGCTTGCCATAGAGGCTGGAGTTGTCTGCTTTGTGTATCGACTTGTCTTGATCCGCTGAGTTTCCTTCCAAAAGTCGATTACCATTCTGACTATATCAGCCGTCTTTGGGTCCCCGAAAGTGAATTCCCACTTTCTTAGACCATGCGTCATGGGGATGATGAACTCTAATGACCCCAACCCCAGCTGCCGCCGAAGCATTGCTGGTGCATAACTGATGCCGCCCCAAAGCCCTAATAATAATATGACCCAGGGGTAATCCCCGCAACGGTACAGGATTGGTACTTGTGCCAGCCATGGTGCTCTCCAGACTATTTGATCATCAGTCAAGTTTTGGAAGAAAGAAATCCATTGTGCTTTGCCCATGGTTTTATCCCGAAATGAATAGGTTTAGCCTTCTTCGTACAGAACATTAAATCTACGAGGGGGAGGAATTTCTCATACTCGAAAGAGAAAGAATAGTATAAGAAGGGGACGCATCAGGAGGGGCTGGTGCACGTTAATCAGAACTTgctaaaataaatatttattagctGAAGTGACATCCCTATCagataatatataatagtaataCATAGTAATCGGCTGGGCTACTTTCCCCATGAATGGAACCCAGGTCGGCCACAACTCCTATCAAAAATCATAAGCAACTCCGCGGCTATTATGCCACCCCCAGATTTAGCATGGTGCGAAATTCCATTTCTGGGAACCCTTATTTTGGGACGCGGGATAGACCCCCGAGCCTGAGGCGTAACCAAACTTCGGCACCGCTGTGGTAAGGATCCCGAATTAATGAGAAAACTATCAAATCCTGTCATTTAAATCTGCGCACAGGTCGCTCCATAAACGAGAAAGGGCTTTTTTTGGGGTAAGCCCTTTGCTTTGACGAGATGTAGCTTTGCTTTCCCTTCAAGGCGAAATATGGAGTCACAGAGCCATTCATTCTCCCTCATAATTTAGGCTGCGAGCTCATGCCCAAATTGACGAGGAGATGTACGGAATGAGGATTTCCACTATCCATTATCTAAAGCAACTTTAACttgataaatattaattaaacATTTTCTGACGCTTTTGAATTTTAATATGGAGGCATAGCTGGTGCTAGATGCTGATATGGGGAGGAGGGGTGCTTAACATTGGGGTGGTGTCAGAAAAAATAGAACTTGGACCGTGGACGCAATTCGGACCGTGTGAGTTCCTGCTGGCAAAGCGGACCGTTCAATTTGTTGTTACTCCTATCCACGTGTCGTTGTCCAGGTGCACCCGGTGCCTATTTAACACAGCCAACCTCCTCTATTGCATGCGTACCCAggaatttcattttctctttcttcCCCAGCCAGCTTCGAAgccttcatcttcttcctccctCAACCATTTCTATTTCATCTGTTTGAACTAAAAAACTCAAATGTCAAAGAAATCGCAGGGTCCGATTTGTTCAATGAGAAATTACAGGGTCCGATTTCCATTATGTGAGTTTCATCTCCTTTAAGCAAAACGGACCATCCGATTTGCATATAAATTTTTGGAAACAAAGAACACGGAGAGTCCGATTTCTCCATACCAACTCTGATAAAAAAGCTGTCCCACATAACGGTGTAAAACTTCCATCTTCCATAATCCTGCAAAACACCTACACCCCCTCCATAACCAAAAAAATCAGCCATTTTCTTAATACAGTACTACACGTGAACAAATTAAAACACCCAAAAGAAAATTTCATGAGATAAAAGCAAGCTACCAAAATTGTTATTTCGTAGCAGTACAGGCTCAACCGAACAAAATTTTTCTTACAATAATGAAGAATCCTAATTTCTAACTATTTTATACAACACTCGGCAATATGATCTTTGCTATATACAAAGAATTGTGATCTATGTAAAATATATCAATAAAgaaaaaggacaattttaaattctaattacaTACAAATATGAATGGGACTAGGTTTTATTCCATAATTGCTTCAATAAACCCTCCATTGATTCAATCTTTTGACTGAGTTCTTTAGCAATGGTAAGTTGCTGCCCAGAAAACTCTGAAATACCAAAATCGCTGATTAAGGCATTGATCTTTTCCTGTGAATCTGCAACTGCTTCCTCGAACAAAGTTAATGTCGGTTCCATCGTCGATTTGTGCAAACTTTTGTTTACCAGCTTCGGTGATGGACAAAATCCTCTATTGTAAGCACGATAATGCAAACGGAAAAAAATCTTCAATAATATTTATACCAAGGGTCCCAAATTAATTATAAGCACGACCTGAAACATAATTACCTCCCAGCTTTCATTTGTGGTATACAGCAACAAATTGCGTATGGTGACAGATGCCATAGGCGGTGCCCTACAGCCAGAGATATAGGGATAATTATGGATAAGTTTCGGATAAATTTAACATAGTTTTTCGGTCAAAGAGGACTAACAGTCCATCAAGTTTATCTGTCAAGCTACCCCATAAAAACATGCACTATCATTAAACTCTATTGCAATGAATGCAGACCAAATACTGCACTAATGACCAAACCCAGCAAAGAAGATATAAATATTGATTTCAATTCAGTTTATTGATACATGACAATGACTGCAGAGCATAAATAAACTAAAGTAGATAACCAATTCAGAATACTGGTAAGAAGAACTTACCATGCTGCTCCCCCATGAGTTTCAAGTAATAAATTAACTGTTTGAAGAGACACTTGATGGCGTGATTCTGCATACAATAGTATAAAAAACTTACTAGTTAAAGAGAAAAAAACATCGCTCTACAACAAGATTTCTCAGAAACTTTCAGCAAGATACAAatctctaatatatatatatatatatatatattaattttgaaaactttaaaTTCTAACCCTATAACGATAGAGAAGAAAAGGGCTAGaatttaaaattctcaaaattaatatatataataagagtattttagtcattttatataataagggtattgtagtcatttttttataaaaaataatattaatttagatcgattcaaaatttgatttactattttcgatcaaattaatttgtctgatctaattttgacaaaaataacataatttaagttattatatgtgttaaattttaattattaaaaaatattttttttaggttttctgtATCTTTTTGGAGCATCCCAAATCTAAAAGATTCAGTTTACAATTAATAAATTTGAATATTTATTGTTGTCATTGTTTACGTTAAACAATTGGACCTTGATGTAGTGTAATATACattatattagtttttatttttggaaCTATTTTTGTCATAATTGACTCTAGTTACTGGACCATTAGTTTGTCTCTTTATTTCTAGACTTTTTAAGTCAACCACTCGGGGTAACATGAGTTTTCAAGTCCTGATTTGAATCTTGAATTTCATAAGATGTATGTTCAAtattattcattcattcattcattaaatTCATATTAAATCCTATATCTTCCTTGCGAATGTTTGATTTCTCAATTAAGTATGGGTTTATAATTAAGATTGCGCGTATAAGAGGTTAGGATTTAATTATTAAGTGATGTGTTgcagatttattttatatatatttttttttcaaagtaaaaGTATATATATTCCCCTATAAATCATACATATCTTTGACACAGGACGTAGGTAAACACTAAAGACTAAAAAACCAAAACGCACCCTCTAATCTATCTTCACAATTGGTTGTCTTTGAATTGATTAtcaaattttagttttcaatatTTCACGCACGTACAAAATCCTAAATAACTAGTAGAAGACAGCACCTAAACAACAACGTCCACACCTGCATGAAAGGTTCTTTGCTCCCTCTCCCGGTTCCAGTTTGAAGCACAAACAGGAAACAGCTATATATCaagtttcattctttcttcatcaaACATAACATTGTTGAAGATCATCTCATTCCTACCCTTCCGCACATACCACATCACCGCAAGAAACTCCTTTTCTTACTCATGCCCCTGTCCACTCAAGCCTCAAAGCATTCCTTAGAGGAACCCGCCCAAAGAAAAGGTACTGCACCGTTTCCAATTCACTCATAAGCAGCACACAATTTGCATTCCTTTGTTCTATCTTTTCTTTCAGTTTCTAAGAATTTAACAGAGTTGCTTTCTAGGAAGAGCATGACGACCATGTATACAAGAATGACGATCGATGATGAACGAGAACGACTTCAACAACCACGGAGAGTTTTTCTGATGGCACCgcccatggttgttggttttccGCCATTTTATCGTGCTGTTCAGCCAAGGTTTGTGGAGCGACTGCCGCTTCTAGAGCCTAGTCCCAATAGTTCGGTTGTCATTAGGCAAGTGTGGGCTGCCAATGCTGATTCCGAGTTCCAAATCATAAGCAGCCTGATTGACAAATATCGATTTGTCTCCGTTGACACTGAATTCCCCGGCGTAGTCATCCTGCCCCGCAACAAGAACTACCGGAATCTTATCCCAGAGGAAACTTACCAAGTCATGAAGGCCAACGTGGATGCCCTCAAAATCATTCAGCTTGGACTCACTCTGTCAGACCAGCACGGCAACCTCCCTGACCTAGGAACCAACAACAGAACTCACTACATCTGGCAGTTCAATTTCCGAGACTTCAACCTCATGCGTGACATCCACGCAAAGGACTCTGTGGCACTCCTACGCAGCCAGGGCATCGACTTTGCACGCAATGCAGTGGCTGGAGTTTCTTCGGTGCATTTTGCGAAGTTGGCAGCAGCATCTGGGCTGCTGTTCAACAAAGCACTTACATGGGTCACATTCCATGGTGCTTATGATATTGGATATTTGGTGAAAATTCTGACGTGGGGTGTTCTTCCAACAAGCTTGGAGGAGTTCTTGGTGCTTGTAAAAGAGCTGTTTGGGGGAAATGCTTATGATGTGAAGCATGTGATGAGGTTCTGCAATCGCCTCTATGGCGGTTTGGAGAAGGTGGCTGACACACTTCACGTGGACCGAGTTGCTGGGAAGTGTCATCAGGCCGGGTCTGACAGCTTGCTCACCTGCCACATCTTTCACAAGATTAGAGAAATTTATTTTTTGGCTAATGAGGATGGGTTTAGGGAATATGTTAATGTATTTTTTGGGTTAGAAATTGCAAAAAGTTAATACTCTTAAGTTGAAAGAAATTATCATACATTAGATTATTCATGTAACAACATTTTGTCTGTGAATTATAAAGTAGTATCAACAGATTATTTTTTGGATATGACAATTGTTTTACAACACTTGAATTGGCTGTTTTATAACACTTCAATGGTTGTTTCATGGTTCTGTCTTCGAATTTGTTCTCCAGTGACCATGTTTATATTTGAGTTTAGAAACAGCTTTTAACAGATTTTCAATATTATTTGCCTTTGATTATTATTTGCCTTTGAAGTTTTAGCAAACATGTTAATCTTATTATTGGCTTCATCATCTTAGTGAGACTCAGTGAAGGAAAGCAGTATTACAGCATATTCTTTACTCTTTACGGTGACACAAAACTCAAAATTGGCATGTACTTGCCAAAAACTAGAATCCTCTGTATTATTGTAGGGCACATATTCACACAATATAACTGAACACAATGAACATGCTATCCATTATCTAAAGCAATTTTAACttgataaatattaattaaacATTTCCTGAATACAGTATTACACATGAACAAGTTAAAACACCCAAAAGAAAATTTCATGAGATAAAGGCAAGCTACCAAAATTGTTATTTCGCAGCAGTATAAGCTCAACCGAACAAAATTTTTCTTACAATAATGAAGAGTCCTAATTTCTAACTATTTTATACAACACTCAGCAATATGATCTTCTTTGCTATATACAAAATGAATTGTGACTTAtgtaaaatatattaataaagaaaaagtacAATCATAAATTCTAATTACATACAAATATGAATGGGTCTTAAGTTTTATTCCGTAATTGCTTCAATAAACCCTCCATTGATTCAATCTTTTGACTGAGTTCTTTAGCAATGGTAAGTTGCTGCCCAGAGGACTCTGAAATACCCTGAACATTCTTTGGGCTGCTTTTTGTAATTACTTGTAAACTTTGGAAAGTTGTGTGTCAACACCTCTCTTCTCTACTTACATTTTCTGGGCTAGATATCCACCACCTTTCAGCCATCTCTTGTGCCCCTTCAATTCTATGGTTATATCCACATTATCTGGCTTCTTCAATTTTGGAAAACTGGTTTCTTTCCCTTTGCTCAAACTTCCAACTGGCATAAAATTGACTAATAAGCAAACAATTTATAAAAACAAACACAAAACATGAACAAAGATGAAATCACAACATATAGCAAATATATTGGCTATGAAAAATCAGGTAACACTGTTTCATACCATCTTCTGAATTATCAACATCGGGAGGTGTTGTCTTGAAAATTGTTGCCAATAGTCCTGCTTGTAACTTTTCTAAGCCTTTACAAAGACCCTTCCCACGACCACCATCAGGACCAATTATTCCAAATCGATGTAGGAGGACTTCAGCATAGTTCATTCCCCACCAAGACGAATACCAGATACAGAAGCTGAGCCGTTCAAACAATGAGACTCTGTATCTTGTTCCCCCAATGGTATGACATGTACCATGTTTACATCCAGAAAAGGGATTGAAGGAGCATTTCAGTTCGTGTGGTGGACAAAATAACAATAACACCACCAAAGGTTCTATGAGTGGCACTAATGAACAAATCATTTCCAACAAACTACACTAGAGGCATTCCCTCGACATTCAATGGTGAAGACTCAAGAAATCGAAGTTGAAGGTCTTTAACTGCCAAACTTGCAGCACTGTCACTTCGCTAGAAGATTTGCTCTTAATGACCTCCAATTGTTTACTTTTTCCAGCCACTGCTATTTTCTCAccaactctcccaaaatacaCGTAAAAAGACAGAAACAGAAATTTATTAAAGTAATCAGGGATGCAAGAGAATTGTGAAGTGCAGGTGGGCCAGTACATGCTTCCAGAGATAAAGTAATCTGGGCTGCTTTGGCACTCCACTTTCTCTGGCTAGCATCAATTGGTTGACCTTCCTAAAGACAGAAACAAGCAGGATCCTTATCCAGTTTCAGTATTCTTAGTTTCATTGAGGGTGAATCTATATATGAGAAGTCTTCAATATGAAGGTTTGGACTATATTATCTGTGTTGCATTTAGAAATATCCAACTGGGCCTTGTCCACTCAGAGTGAAGAAAAGAGAGTTTACTGAGGAATCTGGTAAAATATCACCAGAATTGACAACAATTCTATCAGCTAAGAAAAAAGATATTCTAAGGCAAGCTTCTTCCTGAAGATGAATCTGGAAAATAATGAAAGATCAATAAAGAACATAATCTATGACCGTAGCAAATATATAGGCATAGCAGGCAAGTTACTTGTTGAAATAAATTGCACATACCATAAGAGGCTGACAGTTAATAACAGTTTGAGAAGCAAAAAATGGTGGAAGTGGAGAAGGCACAATCTGAAGGGAATGGAGGCAGATTAGAGGAGTTCCCTCAATCAATTGCCACTGTTGTTCTCCAAGTGGATATATTGGATGGCAAAAGCTTCTAGCTACAAGAGGGAGAAAATAAGATTGAATAAATTTAATCAAGCAAGGAATATATGCATGAGTTTAGGCATCATTTGTGACAGGCACAATGGTGTCATTTGATCCTTGTAGTAATCCCCATTTAGTAGGACaaggttttgttgttgttgttgtcgttGTTATCGTTAATGCGAAGGTATGTTATATTAAATAAATGTTATGCCATCATTGTCTAACTTTTTCAATAAATTTACAACACATTACTGGACAACACCGAAACAAAATTATCCTTATTAGTATtgcaaaattaaattaataaagcATTACCAAATTCTGGCACATGAAAAGACTCTCTTTTAACAGAATGCATAGATGGCTGCACTAACGTACATGGCAGGTGTGAAAACTTGTCACTGCATTTCAAGAAACATATACAATTCAGTAATAGTGAAAACTATTTCAACAGTCAGCATGGAAAATCGAAACCATCATTATGACTATAGCAGACTAAAAAAACCAGGTAGGGCACATTGCTAATAGTTTGCTTTCTTGTTTCCCACTCTAAATGAAATTATTTGCTCAAGAGCCAACCAAGGATATCTAACAACAAAAGTTATAGGTGCCACACAGGCCACCACCCATTCCCAATATTTTTCACATTGGCTAATatgtttttccttttctttttcgtttttttccTTGTTAAAGGAAGAAATATTAATGTCAGGGAAGAAGGATAATGCAAACAAGGAGGAGGACAAGAGATCCTCAATACAAAGATTAGCATGACAAAATATTCTTTAGAACAATAAAAACTTTCCAATCTCTCCAAGATGCACCAAGTAGAAGCAAGACACCCAACCCT contains the following coding sequences:
- the LOC107632842 gene encoding probable CCR4-associated factor 1 homolog 11; this encodes MTTMYTRMTIDDERERLQQPRRVFLMAPPMVVGFPPFYRAVQPRFVERLPLLEPSPNSSVVIRQVWAANADSEFQIISSLIDKYRFVSVDTEFPGVVILPRNKNYRNLIPEETYQVMKANVDALKIIQLGLTLSDQHGNLPDLGTNNRTHYIWQFNFRDFNLMRDIHAKDSVALLRSQGIDFARNAVAGVSSVHFAKLAAASGLLFNKALTWVTFHGAYDIGYLVKILTWGVLPTSLEEFLVLVKELFGGNAYDVKHVMRFCNRLYGGLEKVADTLHVDRVAGKCHQAGSDSLLTCHIFHKIREIYFLANEDGFREYVNVFFGLEIAKS
- the LOC107630132 gene encoding uncharacterized protein LOC107630132 isoform X2, with the protein product MGIQREQAKATSKQRKRGKRNYITHTALYYSKNKNFQINRGDVNLKAQASLSEGENDSSLTRITIADLCLSDKFSHLPCTLVQPSMHSVKRESFHVPEFARSFCHPIYPLGEQQWQLIEGTPLICLHSLQIVPSPLPPFFASQTVINCQPLMIHLQEEACLRISFFLADRIVVNSGDILPDSSVNSLFFTLSGQGPVGYF
- the LOC107630132 gene encoding uncharacterized protein LOC107630132 isoform X1: MFAIPQITIKRTVSNSPLGLEFQLDITEVLCPALSEPGLCALLRFMTGLSVCLNRGDVNLKAQASLSEGENDSSLTRITIADLCLSDKFSHLPCTLVQPSMHSVKRESFHVPEFARSFCHPIYPLGEQQWQLIEGTPLICLHSLQIVPSPLPPFFASQTVINCQPLMIHLQEEACLRISFFLADRIVVNSGDILPDSSVNSLFFTLSGQGPVGYF
- the LOC107630132 gene encoding uncharacterized protein LOC107630132 isoform X3; the protein is MFAIPQITIKRTVSNSPLGLEFQLDITEVLCPALSEPGLCALLRFMTGLSVCLNRGDVNLKAQASLSEGENDSSLTRITIADLCLSDKFSHLPCTLVQPSMHSVKRESFHVPEFARSFCHPIYPLGEQQWQLIEGTPLICLHSLQIVPSPLPPFFASQTVINCQPLMIPQ